In Thunnus thynnus chromosome 13, fThuThy2.1, whole genome shotgun sequence, the following proteins share a genomic window:
- the LOC137196304 gene encoding microtubule-associated protein futsch-like gives MAADSRERGGENSRVDSVEDSSHPAVDLITADSREHGGENSGVDSVEDSSHPAVDLITADSRERGGENSGVDSVEDSSHPAVDLMAADSRERGGENSGVDSIEDSSHPAVDLITADSRERGGENSGVDSVEDSSHPAVDLMAADSRERGGENSGVDSIEDSSHPAVDLITADSRERGGENSGVDSIEDSSHPAVDLITADSRERGGENSRVDSVEDSSHPAVDLITADSRERGGENSGVDSVEDSSHPAVDLMAADSRERGGENSGVDSIEDSSHPAVDLIAADSRERAVDLIVADSRERGGENSGVDSIEDSSHPAVDLIAADSRERAVDLIVADSRERGGENSRVDSVEDSSHPAVDLIATDSRECGGENSGVDSVEDSSHPAVDLMAADSRERGGENSGVDSIEDSSHPAVDLIATDSRERGGENSGVDSVEDSSHPAVDLIAADSREHGRENSRVDSVEE, from the exons ATGGCAGCTGATTCTCGGGAGCGTGgcggagaaaacagcagagtcgactcagTTGAAGACTCCTCTCATCCAGCGGTGGATCTCATAACTGCTGATTCTCGGGAGCATGGTGGAGAAAACAGCGGAGTCGACTCAGTTGAGGACTCCTCTCATCCAGCGGTGGATCTCATAACTGCTGATTCTCGGGAGCGTGGTGGAGAAAACAGCGGAGTCGACTCAGTTGAGGACTCCTCTCATCCAGCGGTGGATCTCATGGCAGCTGATTCTCGGGAGCGTGGCGGAGAAAACAGCGGAGTCGACTCAATCGAGGACTCCTCTCATCCAGCGGTGGATCTCATAACTGCTGATTCTCGGGAGCGTGGTGGAGAAAACAGCGGAGTCGACTCAGTTGAGGACTCCTCTCATCCAGCGGTGGATCTCATGGCAGCTGATTCTCGGGAGCGTGGCGGAGAAAACAGCGGAGTCGACTCAATCGAGGACTCCTCTCATCCAGCAGTGGATCTCATAACTGCTGATTCTCGGGAGCGTGGTGGAGAAAACAGCGGAGTCGACTCAATCGAGGACTCCTCTCATCCAGCGGTGGATCTCATAACTGCTGATTCTCGGGAGCGTGgcggagaaaacagcagagtcgactcagTTGAAGACTCCTCTCATCCAGCGGTGGATCTCATAACTGCTGATTCTCGGGAGCGTGGTGGAGAAAACAGCGGAGTCGACTCAGTTGAGGACTCCTCTCATCCAGCGGTGGATCTCATGGCAGCTGATTCTCGGGAGCGTGGCGGAGAAAACAGCGGAGTCGACTCAATCGAGGACTCCTCTCATCCAGCGGTGGATCTCATAGCTGCTGATTCTCGGGAGCGTG CGGTGGATCTCATAGTTGCTGATTCTCGGGAGCGTGGCGGAGAAAACAGCGGAGTCGACTCAATCGAGGACTCCTCTCATCCAGCGGTGGATCTCATAGCTGCTGATTCTCGGGAGCGTG CGGTGGATCTCATAGTTGCTGATTCTCGGGAGCGTGgcggagaaaacagcagagtcgactcagTTGAGGACTCCTCTCATCCAGCGGTGGATCTCATAGCTACTGATTCTCGGGAGTGTGGCGGAGAAAACAGTGGAGTCGACTCAGTTGAGGACTCCTCTCATCCAGCGGTGGATCTCATGGCAGCTGATTCTCGGGAGCGTGGCGGAGAAAACAGCGGAGTCGACTCAATCGAGGACTCCTCTCATCCAGCGGTGGATCTCATAGCTACTGATTCTCGGGAGCGTGGCGGAGAAAACAGCGGAGTCGACTCAGTTGAGGACTCCTCTCATCCAGCAGTGGATCTCATAGCTGCTGATTCTCGGGagcatggcagagaaaacagcagagtcgactcagTTGAAGAATAG